Proteins encoded within one genomic window of Trichoderma asperellum chromosome 2, complete sequence:
- a CDS encoding uncharacterized protein (EggNog:ENOG41), which yields MDTSQQSSGAPTLSPEVIAFAGRMYDAARAGDVAVFQQALPAGLPPNTTNEKGDTLLMLAAYHGHADLVKLLIEHGADPNRVNDRGQSPLAGAVFKKEDAVIEERTGSGRRRRRPGLRKTNRHGVYRLVPAGGYMEGQV from the exons ATGGACACCTCACAGCAATCTTCAGGCGCTCCGACGCTTTCGCCCGAAGTCATCGCATTTGCTGGACGAATGTACGATGCTGCCAGAGCTGGCGACGTCGCCGTTTTCCAACAAGCTCTTCCAGCTGGATTACCGCCAAATACGACAAACGAAAAGGGAGACACATTG CTCATGCTCGCAGCATATCACGGGCACGCAGACCTGGTTAAGCTGCTGATAGAACACGGCGCCGACCCGAATCGTGTCAATGACAGAGGGCAGAGTCCCCTTGCTGGAGCCGTGTTTAAGAAGGAGGATGCTGTGATTGAG gaacgaACAGGCTCTGGTCGAAGGCGGCGCCGACCCGGATTACGGAAAACCAACCGCCATGGAGTGTATCGCCTTGTTCCAGCAGGAGGATATATGGAAGGCCAAGTTTGA
- a CDS encoding uncharacterized protein (EggNog:ENOG41) gives MSGYYNEDNKYPPQEGYHHQQGGAANSYYEQGNNDQYRTQYQQPPPPPYGGEGQHNYGEQGYGQQSYGQQSYGQQNYGGEPQEGERGLMGALAGGAAGAFGGAKFGGQATGHSKTSGVVGAIVGAIAGSKLQDGVSDWRHERHEEKEDAERRRREEERRYEDERRYEEERRHRSRSRSHSRRRHSRSRSSSRSSRSSHHRRRSGSRSRGHTITVQQGDTLRGIAARYGTSYEEIARHNGIDNPDMIYPGQVLRVPGRY, from the coding sequence ACAACAAATACCCGCCCCAGGAGggctaccaccaccaacagGGCGGCGCCGCCAACTCCTACTACGAGCAGGGCAACAACGACCAATACCGTACACAATAccagcagcctcctcctcctccctatGGAGGGGAGGGCCAGCACAACTATGGCGAGCAGGGCTATGGCCAGCAGAGCTACGGCCAGCAGAGCTACGGCCAGCAGAACTATGGCGGCGAGCCCCAGGAGGGCGAGCGAGGCCTGATGGGCGCTCTGGCGGGAGGCGCCGCCGGAGCCTTTGGCGGCGCCAAGTTCGGCGGCCAGGCCACCGGCCACTCCAAGACCAGCGGCGTAGTcggcgccatcgtcggcGCCATTGCCGGATCGAAGCTGCAGGACGGCGTTTCCGACTGGCGCCACGAACGAcacgaggagaaggaggacgCAGAGCGACGAAGACGCGAGGAGGAGCGCAGGTACGAAGACGAGCGCAGATACGAAGAGGAGCGCAGACACCGCAGCCGCTCTCGCAGCCACTCTCGCCGTCGCCACTCCCGCAGCCGCTCCAGCAGCCGCTCCAGCCGCTCGTcgcaccaccgccgccgctctgGCTCCCGGTCTCGCGGCCACACCATCACGGTGCAGCAGGGAGACACGCTCCGTGGCATTGCTGCCCGCTATGGCACCTCCTATGAGGAGATTGCCCGGCACAATGGCATTGATAACCCGGATATGATCTACCCTGGCCAGGTTCTCAGGGTGCCTGGACGGTATTAG
- the CCT7 gene encoding T-complex protein 1 subunit eta (BUSCO:EOG092D1BH6): MSFGGQTPTIIVLKEGTDTSQGKGQIVSNINACLAVQATIKSTLGPYGGDLLMVDENGKQTITNDGATVMKLLDIVHPAARILVDIARSQDAEVGDGTTSVVVLAGEILKEVKEHVEQGVSSQIIIKGLRRAVQMAVNKIKEIAVSTDDGSQRDTLSKLAATAMTSKLIKRNTEFFTKMVVDAVLSLDQNDLNEKLIGIKKIPGGSLTESRFVNGVAFKKTFSYAGFEQQPKSFQKPKIVCLNVELELKAEKDNAEVRVEQVSEYQAIVDAEWQIIYQKLEAISKTGAKVVLSKLPIGDLATQYFADRDIFCAGRVAAEDMERVTQATGAVTQSTCSDILPEHLGTCETFEEKQIGGERFNFFEGCPEAKTCTLVLRGGAEQFIAEVERSLHDAIMIVKRAVKNRTIVGGGGAVEMEISAYLHQFADKNIPHKQQAIIKSFAKALEIIPRQLCDNAGFDATDILNKLRVEHRKGNTWAGVDFQNEGTADMLQRFVWEPSLIKINALQAATEASCLILGVDETIRNEESAKPQAPGQLPPGAAQRALRGRGRGMPRR, from the exons ATGTCGTTCGGAGGTCAGACGCCGACCATCATCGTCCTGAAAGAAG GAACCGACACTTCCCAAGGCAAGGGCCAGATCGTCTCCAACATCAATGCCTGTCTGGCGGTCCAAGCCACCATCAAGTCGACGCTGGGCCCCTACGGTGGTGACCTGTTGATGGTGGACGAGAATGGCAAGCAGACGATTACCAATGATGGCGCGACTGTCATGAAG CTGCTCGACATCGTCCATCCCGCTGCCCGCATCCTCGTCGATATCGCACGATCACAAGATGCTGAGGTCGGAGATGGAACCACATCCGTCGTCGTCCTGGCTGGAGAGATCCTCAAGGAGGTCAAGGAGCATGTCGAACAGGGTGTCAGCTCACAGATCATCATTAAGGGTCTGAGGAGAGCGGTGCAGATGGCCGTCAACAAGATCAAGGAGATTGCCGTCAGCACTGATGATGGAAGCCAGCGTGATACCCTGAGCAAACTTGCCGCCACCGCCATGACAAGCAAGCTTATCAAGCGAAACACAGAGTTTTTCACAAAGA TGGTGGTTGACGCCGTCCTGTCACTCGACCAGAACGACCTAAACGAGAAGCTGATCGGCATCAAGAAAATCCCCGGCGGTTCCCTGACCGAGTCTCGCTTCGTCAACGGTGTTGCCTTCAAGAAGACTTTCTCCTATGCCGGTttcgagcagcagcccaagTCATTCCAGAAGCCCAAGATTGTGTGCCTGAATGTCGAGCTCGAGTTGAAGGCTGAGAAGGACAACGCTGAGGTTCGCGTTGAGCAAGTTTCAGAATACCAGGCCATCGTGGATGCGGAATGGCAGATCATCTACCAGAAGCTGGAGGCCATCTCCAAGACCGGCGCCAAGGTTGTGCTCAGCAAGCTACCCATTGGTGACTTGGCTACCCAGTATTTCGCCGACCGGGACATTTTCTGTGCTGGCCGTGTTGCCGCCGAAGATATGGAGCGTGTCACTCAGGCTACCGGTGCCGTAACTCAGTCAACATGCTCAGACATCCTGCCTGAGCACCTGGGAACTTGCGAGACCTTCGAGGAGAAGCAGATTGGAGGAGAGAGATTCAACTTCTTTGAGGGCTGCCCCGAGGCCAAGACCTGCACCTTGGTCCTGCGTGGAGGTGCCGAGCAGTTCATTGCCGAGGTCGAGCGATCACTGCACGATGCCATCATGATTGTCAAGCGAGCCGTCAAGAACCGAACGATtgttggcggtggtggtgccgtCGAGATGGAGATCTCTGCCTACCTGCACCAGTTTGCCGACAAGAACATCCCCCACAAGCAACAGGCCATCATCAAGTCCTTCGCCAAGGCGCTGGAGATTATCCCCCGGCAGCTGTGCGACAATGCCGGTTTCGACGCCACCGACATTCTAAACAAGCTCCGCGTGGAGCACCGAAAGGGCAACACCTGGGCTGGTGTTGACTTCCAGAACGAGGGAACCGCCGACATGCTGCAACGATTCGTCTGGGAGCCTTCCCTGATCAAGATCAACGCTCTGCAAGCTGCCACCGAGGCCAGCTGCTTGATCTTGGGTGTTGACGAGACTATCAGAAACGAGGAGAGCGCTAAGCCACAGGCACCGGGTCAGCTTCCCCCGGGAGCGGCTCAGAGGGCACTTAGGGGCAGAGGACGGGGCATGCCTCGACGgtaa
- a CDS encoding uncharacterized protein (EggNog:ENOG41), with product MPAAVDDPASPTIHRVSGQPPFPDPNNPFLPPDIVPRQVTLRDRQTVATIVPFASRHQIPVSLVVYLCAQINKEIDGGDTYPLMDPFTADGFADFWFQNFGAVMLLGSIEGAHQLLDGKDWAKECLGSFYIRPNYPGRSSHVCNGGFLVTDASRNRGAGRLMGEAYIDWAPRLGYTYSVFNLVYETNVASCKIWDALGFKRIGRVKGCGNLKSYPDRLIDAIIYGRDLAPGETEELVSEERFDKIKYYLKYGKYPNGADRAEKSRLRSAATHYKLLDGDKLMLKDKEVISDPARQYEIARSVHVMHHGGINKTTATIAEKYHWSRIKETVSDVIRACAECKELGKTPNPGGTKKTAAPTATTAASVPASTITTPAPTPILPSNGPPRNHSIPSNIATTGRILALQSHDTMLSLSPSTSPSPSAYANPSDISVIPPSQTFQTTQGLHHHQQQQAQQQHHHHGLSPDPHHHHHLQQTLHHHQVTHQQPSLHHNPHHPAHHLHNPMLQDQPNQHETHVYQPIDPQIINHHHHPQQHHDIAFEHYHPHADFQALLSATEDVVSTQPDGDVPPSVDTDLEMLIEHDAVDDEDVNDVGQNDHHGGHVMGDDDVMVDGLTGGAPQMMRRIGHRDGRGIYDINFGGPAV from the coding sequence ATGCCGGCCGCCGTCGATGACCCGGCCAGCCCCACAATCCATCGGGTCTCCGGCCAGCCACCATTCCCGGATCCGAACAACCCGTTCCTGCCGCCGGACATTGTGCCTCGCCAGGTGACGCTGCGAGACCGCCAGACCGTGGCCACCATCGTGCCCTTTGCGTCGCGCCACCAGATCCCCGTGTCGCTGGTTGTGTACCTGTGCGCGCAGATCAACAAGGAGATTGATGGCGGCGACACGTACCCCCTGATGGACCCCTTTACGGCCGATGGCTTCGCCGACTTCTGGTTCCAGAACTTTGGCGCCGTCATGCTGTTGGGGAGCATCGAGGGCGCGCATCAGCTTCTGGACGGCAAGGACTGGGCCAAGGAGTGTCTGGGCAGCTTCTACATCCGGCCCAACTACCCGGGGCGGAGCAGCCACGTGTGCAACGGCGGCTTTCTCGTTACCGACGCGTCCCGTAACCGCGGTGCCGGTCGCTTGATGGGCGAGGCGTATATTGACTGGGCGCCGCGGCTGGGATACACCTACAGCGTGTTCAACCTCGTGTACGAGACCAACGTGGCGTCGTGCAAGATTTGGGATGCGCTGGGCTTCAAGCGCATTGGACGAGTCAAGGGATGCGGAAACCTCAAGAGCTATCCTGACCGTCTTATCGACGCCATCATCTATGGACGAGATCTGGCTCCTGGGGAAACGGAAGAGCTGGTGAGCGAAGAGCGCTTCGATAAGATCAAGTACTACCTCAAGTACGGCAAATATCCCAACGGCGCAGACCGGGCTGAGAAGAGCCGACTGCGCAGTGCGGCGACGCACTACAAACTGCTGGATGGCGACAAGCTCAtgctcaaggacaaggaggtCATATCCGACCCGGCGCGACAGTATGAGATTGCGCGCAGCGTGCACGTCATGCACCACGGAGGCATCAACAAGACGACGGCTACCATTGCGGAAAAGTACCACTGGAGTCGCATCAAGGAAACCGTCAGCGACGTGATCCGAGCCTGCGCCGAGTGCAAGGAGCTGGGCAAGACGCCGAACCCAGGAGGCACCAAGAAGACCGCTGCGCCTACCGCTACCACTGCCGCTTCGGTGCCGGCGTCCACAATCACGACGCCTGCTCCCACGCCCATTTTGCCCAGCAACGGTCCTCCACGGAACCACTCAATACCGTCCAACATTGCAACTACGGGGAGGATCTTGGCTCTGCAAAGCCACGATACTATGCTGTCGCTATCACCAAGCACCAGCCCCAGCCCGAGCGCATATGCAAATCCCAGCGACATCTCCGTCATACCGCCATCTCAGACGTTTCAGACCACCCAAggcctccaccaccaccaacagcagcaggcgcagcagcagcaccaccaccatggcCTTTCACCAGatcctcaccaccaccaccacctgcAACAAACCCTGCATCACCACCAAGTAACCCACCAACAGCCATCTCTCCACCACAACCCCCATCACCCAGCCCACCACCTCCACAACCCCATGCTGCAAGACCAGCCAAATCAACACGAAACGCATGTCTACCAGCCCATCGACCCCCAAATCATaaatcaccaccaccaccctcaGCAACACCATGACATCGCCTTTGAGCACTACCACCCACACGCCGATTTCCAGGCACTCCTCAGCGCAACCGAAGATGTCGTGTCCACCCAGCCCGACGGCGATGTCCCGCCCTCCGTGGACACCGACCTAGAGATGCTCATTGAGCACGACGCCgtggacgacgaagacgtcAACGATGTCGGCCAAAACGACCATCATGGGGGTCACGTCATGGGCGACGACGATGTCATGGTGGATGGCTTAACTGGCGGCGCACCGCAAATGATGCGCAGAATAGGACATAGAGACGGAAGGGGCATATATGACATCAATTTTGGCGGTCCGGCGGTctga